The Cloeon dipterum chromosome X, ieCloDipt1.1, whole genome shotgun sequence genome includes a window with the following:
- the Cont gene encoding contactin: MRTAVWLLVALGTLVSGQRSETERERELELRCPKHWIQFRSSCYRFIKSPNRPRVQARQNCQVYDADLVSVDTLDEHTFVMQQLQWQDPQHRTWYTSGRQQSPGYWVNEGDNSQLTNMDAAFFPDYDNTPGRDFLAYGYDQKTQKWGFKKVRGDEYFLFICEAPVRSLHHVMFDDRTHEYGLEVKDPEKVPRGPYFVKQPVNVDYDASGQRTQKYVTLTCVAKGYPNPTYEWFKEVYESDRVVAKKIDPLKDGRYTISGGSLIIYEPKQIEDNGQYHCRASNKFGNIVSESVLLSFAFVGEFNLKRSAERGQQNWGKAIHCDPPQHYPSITYSWARDYFPNLVEEDRRVFVSYDGNLYFSSLENIDKGNYTCSVKNSVSKTGRNGPIFHLDVIPHSNSQQLKFGNNFPQAFPQAPVAGQEVRLECVAFGYPVVSYNWTRKGSNLPRGAIVSNYNRVLTIPRVTVEDQGEYVCRIYNDKQSMTNSVMLTIRAEPNFTIPLVDKHIDKGSDLTWTCEAFGIPDVAYSWYKNGMLLDPYNISIEDRERIIIVDNVLTIKALSAEMDDGMYQCQATNQLKTRFSSAQLRVLSLKPSFRKHPLEAETYAHEGGNVTIKCNPEAAPMPKFTWKKENNVLGSSGTRRILENGNLVITRVSREDAGVYTCIARNVHGSDESRGRLVVMRGPSFVREPKKRIVASYGSNIYLECSAYSEEILDLAFTWNMNGLSLKDKYRENSTVTLDGGRLKIENSTFADAGTYECIVESTVGFISAKTEVIIDGPPGPPGAVDAKPVARSSPRSVVISWADGAKHGRDITYFQITGRTKWNSTWLILAENVTANKFFLQKRREYEVTDVLSPWSVYEFRVAAGNSLGLGIPSAPSPFFNTQPDKPYVAPVNIGGGGGKIGDLTITWDPLSEGEQNGPGIFYKVYWKRVGSNSEFQSQELRHHGNIGRQVVKVQYEFYYTEFEVKVQSGNSIGFGPISEPVIIYSAEDMPQVSPSQVSALSFNSTALNVSWVPIEMTRDKIRGKLIGHRLKYWKKDGREEDAVYYLSRSTKPWALIVGLQPNEYYYVKCMAYNTAGEGPESERYIERTFRKAPQKAPTAVHVHPVDPSTIRVVWRYVAPAPDEEPIIGYKIRIWDIDHDFSTANDTLVQIGSKLEAYLYDLTPGKAYSLRVLAYSNGGDGRMSSPAIKFQMGDKELRRSNEAPALTTHPLLLIFSVFVVHQALLRHQINIP, from the exons ATGAGGACGGCTGTGTGGCTGCTGGTCGCGCTGGGGACGCTGGTGTCCGGCCAGAGGTCCGAGACGGAAAGGGAGAGAGAACTGGAGCTGCGATGCCCGAAGCACTGGATCCAGTTCAGGTCTTCCTGCTACAGATTCATCAAGTCGCCCAACAGGCCGCGCGTCCAAGCCAGACAAAACTGCCAG GTCTATGACGCTGATTTGGTCAGCGTGGACACTCTGGACGAGCACACATTCGTGATGCAGCAGCTGCAGTGGCAAGATCCGCAGCATCGCACCTGGTACACGAGCGGCAGGCAGCAGAGCCCGGGCTACTGGGTCAACGAGGGGGACAACTCGCAGCTGACCAACATGGATGCGGCCTTCTTCCCTGACTACGACAATACACCAGGCCGAGACTTCCTCGCCTACGG TTACGACCAGAAGACCCAGAAGTGGGGATTCAAGAAAGTGCGCGGTGATGagtattttctctttatttgcGAGGCGCCCGTCAGGTCTTTGCACCATGTCATGTTTGACGATCGAACCCACGAGTATGGTCTGGAGGTGAAAGACCCTGAAAAGGTTCCTCGCGGACCTTACTTCGTGAAGCAGCCTGTGAATGTCGATTACGATGCGTCTGGCCAGCGAACGCAGAAATACGTCACATTGAC TTGTGTGGCTAAGGGCTACCCAAATCCGACTTACGAGTGGTTTAAGGAGGTGTACGAAAGCGACCGAGTGGTGGCCAAGAAAATCGATCCCCTGAAAGACGGTCGTTACACCATCAGCGGCGGTTCCCTTATCATCTATGAGCCGAAACAG ATTGAGGACAATGGACAGTACCACTGCAGAGCTTCGAACAAGTTTGGCAACATTGTTTCTGAGAGCGTGCTGCTTTCGTTTGCGTTTGTTGGAGAATTTAACCTGAAGAGATCTGCAGAGAGGGGCCAGCAAAATTGGGGCAAAGCCATCCATTGCGACCCTCCGCAGCATTACCCAA GTATCACATACAGCTGGGCTCGTGACTACTTCCCCAATCTAGTCGAGGAAGACAGAAGAGTTTTCGTCTCCTATGATGGCAACCTGTACTTTTCCTCCCTGGAAAACATTGACAAAGGCAACTACACATGCAGCGTCAAGAACAGCGTCTCGAAAACAGGTCGCAACGGACCGATTTTCCACCTAGACGTCATCCCACACT CCAACTCCCAGCAGCTCAAGTTCGGCAACAACTTCCCCCAAGCCTTCCCGCAAGCTCCTGTCGCGGGTCAGGAGGTCCGTTTGGAGTGCGTCGCCTTTGGATA CCCCGTTGTTTCTTACAACTGGACAAGGAAAGGATCGAATTTGCCTAGAGGCGCGATCGTCTCAAACTACAACCGCGTCCTGACCATTCCTCGCGTCACAGTCGAGGATCAGGGCGAGTACGTCTGTCGAATCTACAACGACAAGCAGTCCATGACCAATTCCGTTATGCTGACCATCAGAG CTGAGCCAAACTTCACCATTCCCCTTGTGGACAAGCATATAGACAAAGGCTCCGATTTGACCTGGACTTGCGAGGCTTTTGGTATACCTGACGTGGCGTATTCCTGGTATAAAAACGGCATGTTGCTTGATCCGTACAACATAAGCATCGAAGACCGAGAGCGAATCATCATAGTGGACAATGTCCTCACTATCAAAGCTCTGAGTGCAGAGATGGACGACGGAATGTATCAGTGCCAGGCGACAAACCAGCTCAAAACCAGATTTTCCTCAGCTCAACTCAGAGTTTTGT CATTGAAGCCATCATTCCGCAAACACCCGCTTGAAGCTGAAACCTATGCTCACGAAGGAGGAAATGTGACTATTAAATGCAATCCAGAAGCAGCACCGATGCCCAAGTTTACctggaagaaagaaaataatgttcttG GATCAAGTGGAACAAGACGAATTCTTGAAAACGGCAACTTGGTAATCACCAGAGTGTCCAGAGAAGACGCCGGAGTGTACACTTGCATCGCCAGAAACGTGCACGGCTCTGACGAAAGCAGGGGCCGCTTGGTCGTCATGA gaGGCCCATCTTTTGTGCGAGAGCCAAAAAAGAGAATTGTCGCCAGCTACGGCAGCAATATTTATCTAGAGTGTTCTGCTTACTCCGAGGAGATTCTCGACCTGGCCTTCACCTGGAATATGAACGGGCTCTCCCTGAAGGACAAATACAGGGAAAACTCCACAGTG ACCTTGGACGGGGGAAGACTGAAAATCGAGAATTCAACCTTTGCTGACGCTGGCACGTACGAATGCATCGTTGAAAGCACAGTTGGGTTTATTTCAGCCAAGACTGAAGTGATCATTGACGGTCCTCCTGGACCACCAG GAGCTGTTGATGCTAAGCCTGTCGCCAGATCCTCCCCACGATCTGTTGTGATTTCCTGGGCAGATGGCGCCAAGCACGGCCGAGACATCACCTACTTCCAGATTACTGGTCGCACCAAGTGGAACAGCACCTGGCTCATTTTGGCTGAAA ATGTGACAGCCAACAAGTTCTTCCTGCAGAAGCGTCGAGAGTATGAAGTGACTGACGTGCTTTCTCCGTGGTCCGTATACGAGTTCAGAGTTGCTGCAGGCAACAGCCTTGGGCTTGGCATTCCATCAGCACCGTCGCCCTTTTTCAACACGCAGCCAGACAAGCCCTACGTGGCGCCGGTAAACATTGGAGGCGGTGGTGGAAAAATCGGAGACCTGACCATCACTTGGGAT CCGCTGAGCGAAGGCGAACAAAACGGCCCTGGAATTTTCTACAAGGTTTACTGGAAGCGAGTGGGCTCAAACTCCGAGTTCCAATCGCAGGAATTGAGGCATCACGGCAACATTGGCCGACAAGTGGTCAAGGTGCAATACGAATTTTACTACACCGAATTCGAAGTGAAGGTGCAGTCTGGCAACTCGATTGGCTTCGGCCCCATTTCGGAACCAGTCATCATCTACAGCGCCGAGGACATGCCCCAGGTCTCTCCAAGCCAAGTGTCTGCGCTCTCCTTCAACTCGACCGCGCTCAATGTCTCTTGGGTGCCAATCGAAATGACCAGGGACAAAATCAGAGGAAAACTCATAGGCCACAGA CTGAAGTATTGGAAGAAGGATGGCCGAGAGGAGGACGCAGTCTACTACCTCAGCAGATCGACCAAGCCATGGGCCCTGATTGTCGGTTTGCAGCCCAATGAATACTACTACGTAAAATGCATGGCCTACAACACAGCCGGAGAAGGGCCTGAGAGCGAACGTTACATTG agcgCACATTCCGAAAAGCCCCGCAGAAAGCTCCGACGGCTGTTCACGTGCATCCAGTTGATCCTTCCACTATTCGAGTCGTCTGGCGTTACGTGGCGCCCGCGCCAGATGAGGAACCTATCATTGGATACAAg ATCCGCATCTGGGACATCGACCACGACTTCAGCACAGCGAACGACACGCTCGTGCAAATCGGCTCCAAACTGGAGGCTTACTTATACGACCTGACCCCTGGCAAAGCTTACAGCTTGCGTGTTCTTGCTTATTCCAATGGTGGCGACGGCAGAATGTCTTCGCCCGCCATCAAATTCCAAATGG GCGACAAAGAGCTGCGGCGCAGTAATGAGGCTCCTGCTTTGACGACGCACCCCCTCCTCCTCATCTTCTCCGTGTTTGTTGTCCACCAGGCGCTTTTGCGCCACCAAATCAACATTccgtaa
- the LOC135947017 gene encoding LOW QUALITY PROTEIN: uncharacterized protein LOC135947017 (The sequence of the model RefSeq protein was modified relative to this genomic sequence to represent the inferred CDS: substituted 1 base at 1 genomic stop codon): protein MFSSKMSLLWTGIYVFFALALLDNLASQVEMKKLRGNKRNYIIRCCGRKSCTNVSHKKANHTLIKQPTVSLTSRFKTLPLGVSRAETAGGNTEKMENAKTDAAAAPESTANVNLDPQIDAKSQAPAEITVFPTDLMNGGGTPSSEAEITAAVDATPPTSPIGIPKSGSTNDASKTTTSTNTLLPNKVLTSTSLRNAALTQTTVLAQTSSTTVTSTGTLSNSNFLSGGSTLMSPSTTQTSTISTKSAPTTTTLPSLYNCSDLTCARNASLFDASANLIDAQKYGAWREICGELYLFGKSIVTWETNVKRCCSIGMKPVAFETLEKFNCFKNITQYEEWPYNFNYWTSARQIFSNNTFQWCLYNTPGTFTNAIPMWAIGHPNNLFSMNCVHLSVPKNKNTTELTQKSCSNTFILSCKGQPTPAPPCSTPTCPSAKCSKNDSLFSLARDKVSKFLANPPQYGSWKSMNYRIFMFGNASKTWAEAVATCCALGMKLLSVDMEYKYSVLSQIIGSNYSSSPISTQIXIVGYDQETLSGKYWTSGTDNGCPGAFGWCAANKLVRGPIWARGEPHSGKNCIAVDVRSTNATLSTADCTSNLPFICEVRDTSNSTSGGKAIKDECASNYNISDVEQENIFNSTKFDVKIKCFLKCLGESGGIILNGRVVDEQLIKLAETLSPNNNEQLMSDLKAVDECSGLKGMDECDTAALAYQCGQEKAPNLVANAIKVVELNITAEKSPLQPALGECATDYDCAVEPYYRNMFLSNSTPDDASIIYICGKRYLLGNIVAPYRKSATWCCKYGLNIVSLETVEELNCIVASPLGGRTKPIKMWTSATRKGTANNGFRWCTSKAAFDLSMWTIQNINAYPENHILTMYVQTPPASTYFNTDDDTLSSSFPLCEEQPL from the exons ATGTTTAGTAGCAAAATGAGCTTGTTATGGACGGGAATTTATGTGTTCTTTGCGCTCGCACTTTTAGATAATCTCGCCTCACAG GTTGAAATGAAGAAACTGAGAG GCAATAAACGGAACTATATTATAAGATGCTGCGGCCGTAAGTCTTGCACAAATGTGTCCCACAAAAAAGCAAACCACACATTGATTAAACAACCGACTGTATCTTTGACGAGTCGTTTTAAAACATTGCCACTTGGAGTAAGCAGAGCCGAGACTGCTGGAGGTAACacggaaaaaatggaaaacgcCAAGACGGATGCTGCAGCAGCACCTGAGAGCACTGCAAATGTCAATTTAGACCCACAAATTGATGCAAAGTCACAGGCT CCAGCTGAAATAACAGTTTTTCCGACTGATCTAATGAATGGAGGAGGAACCCCAAGCTCAGAAGCTGAAATTACTGCTGCTGTAGATGCAACGCCACCCACTTCACCGATTGGAATCCCCAAAAGTG GCTCTACAAATGATGCTTCGAAAACAACTACCTCGACAAACACCCTATTGCCTAATAAAGTCTTGACAAGCACTTCATTGAGAAATGCCGCTTTGACGCAGACGACTGTTTTGGCGCAAACCAGTTCAACCACTGTCACCTCTACAGGCACCTTATCGAATAGCAACTTTTTGAGTGGTGGCTCAACATTAATGTCCCCGTCAACTACTCAAACTAGTACAATTAGTACCAAATCTGCACCGACAACCACTACTCTGCCC TCCTTGTATAACTGTTCGGATTTAACTTGCGCTAGAAATGCGTCTCTTTTTGACGCTAGTGCGAATCTTATAG ATGCACAAAAGTATGGTGCCTGGAGGGAAATCTGCGGAGAGCTGTACctttttggaaaatcaatt GTGACATGGGAAACTAACGTGAAGAGGTGCTGCAGCATTGGAATGAAACCAGTAGCGTTTGAAACTTTGGAGAAATtcaactgttttaaaaatattacgcaat ATGAAGAGTGGCCTTACAACTTCAACTACTGGACGTCAGCGCGCCAGATTTTCTCCAATAATACCTTTCAGTGGTGTTTGTACAACACTCCTGGAACTTTCACCAACGCCATCCCAATGTGGGCTATTGGACAccccaataatttattttctatgaaTTGCGTGCACTTGTCTgttcccaaaaataaaaatacaaccGAGCTGACTCAAAAGAGCTGCAGtaacacatttattttatcatgcaAG GGCCAACCAACTCCAGCCCCACCTTGCTCTACTCCAACCTGTCCCAGTGCcaaatgcagcaaaaat GACTCATTGTTCTCGTTGGCACGCGACAAAGTTTCTAAATTTCTAGCAA ATCCTCCTCAATATGGGTCTTGGAAAAGTATGAATTATCGGATTTTCATGTTCGGCAATGCTAGTAAAacg TGGGCTGAAGCGGTCGCGACTTGTTGTGCGCTCGGGATGAAGCTTTTAAGTGTCGACATGGAGTATAAATACAGTGTTTTGTCTCAAATAATAGGTTCAAATTATTCATCCTCTCCCATCTCTactcaaatataaattgtagGATATGACCAGGAAACTCTGTCCGGAAAATATTGGACTTCAGGAACAGATAACGGCTGCCCCGGCGCGTTCGGATGGTGCGCTGCAAACAAACTGGTCCGAGGGCCGATTTGGGCGCGTGGCGAACCTCACAGTGGCAAAAACTGCATTGCTGTTGATGTCAGAAGCACAAACGCAACTCTTTCGACTGCGGATTGCACCTCAAATCTGCCATTTATTTGCGAA gTTAGAGACACGAGCAACTCGACTAGTGGAGGAAAAGCAATCAAAGACGAGTGTGCCTCGAATTACAACATATCTGAtg ttgaacaagaaaatatttttaacagtacCAAGTTCGACGTTAAGATAAAG tgctttttaaaatgcttggGCGAGAGTGGAGgaata ATCCTGAACGGTCGAGTTGTTGACGAACAGCTAATAAAATTGGCAGAGACTTTGTCGCCGAACAACAACGAGCAGCTGATGAGCGATCTCAAAGCTGTGGACGAGTGCTCTGgcttaa AGGGAATGGACGAGTGTGACACGGCGGCTTTAGCTTATCAGTGCGGACAGGAGAAAGCCCCAAATCTGGTTGCGAATGCAATCAAGGTCGTGGAATTGAACATAACTGCA GAAAAATCTCCATTGCAACCAGCTCTAGGCGAATGTGCAACTGATTATGATTGTGCTGTGGAg cCTTATTACAGAAATATGTTTCTCTCTAacagca CACCAGATGATGCTTcgataatatatatttgtggCAAACGCTATCTCTTAGGGAACATAGTT GCTCCATATCGGAAATCTGCAACTTGGTGTTGCAAGTATGGCTTAAACATCGTTTCCCTAGAAACAGTCGAAGAATTGAACTGCATTGTTGCGTCACCTTTAG GAGGCCGAACTAAGCCGATTAAAATGTGGACTTCAGCTACCAGGAAAGGAACAGCAAACAACGGATTTCGTTGGTGCACATCCAAAGCTGCGTTTGATCTTTCTATGTGGACAATTCAAAACATTAATGCATATCCTGAAAACCATATATTGACCATGTATGTTCAAACACCACCAGCGAGTACTTATTTTAATACGGATGACGACACTCTAAGTTCTAGTTTCCCCCTTTGTGAAGAACAAccactgtaa